One stretch of Labrenzia sp. CE80 DNA includes these proteins:
- a CDS encoding helix-turn-helix domain-containing protein: MNRCPAHIATYIEVLGQELAVDFFLAFGGSEIYFSDRPRSSMVLELTGAEKAAILAKALGHGYVRVPIPKPWIAGVLMSRGLSKAAIARQLHVDQTTVRRWLSGSSEKNQLSLF; encoded by the coding sequence ATGAACAGATGTCCCGCCCATATCGCCACCTATATCGAGGTCCTCGGGCAGGAGCTTGCGGTGGATTTCTTCCTGGCGTTTGGCGGATCAGAGATCTATTTCAGCGATCGGCCGCGCAGCTCGATGGTGCTTGAATTGACCGGTGCCGAAAAAGCGGCCATCCTTGCCAAGGCGCTCGGCCATGGCTACGTGCGGGTTCCAATTCCCAAGCCATGGATTGCCGGAGTGCTCATGAGCAGGGGCCTTTCAAAGGCGGCGATTGCCCGCCAGCTCCACGTGGACCAGACAACGGTCCGCCGCTGGTTGTCAGGTTCCTCTGAGAAGAACCAGCTCTCCTTGTTTTAA
- a CDS encoding lysozyme, translating into MTSDLKSSFYDPRLIPWTGGNEGVVLRWYRDPTGTPTIGFGFTWGSKIFRDWWMARYRRKMRAGDVITKSDAIMLLGKLIDEDYAPPVIAALKSSTSKVSLHGASAAIDMAYNCGAGALKWSWFRLLLAGDIKGAAAKYRVTAQTSKGRKLPGLVRRRKEGAAILERNSWPDWVKVPASMTTRDISRSLPTWRLRPDDHLQGLIWLEQLKVLTPGHRGDALAVRQAVLIFQSQHPQLSNDGILGRATLDQIQRVVDLKTKVQTTGAGGAAVAGGGAADKAADASGYGDLILYGGLALTVAALGYFAWQYRDELAIAVKSLGRSL; encoded by the coding sequence GTGACTTCTGATCTTAAATCTTCGTTTTATGATCCGCGCCTTATTCCCTGGACCGGGGGCAATGAGGGCGTTGTCCTGCGTTGGTACCGGGATCCAACCGGAACGCCGACCATCGGATTTGGATTTACCTGGGGCTCAAAGATCTTCCGCGACTGGTGGATGGCTAGGTATCGCCGCAAGATGCGCGCTGGCGATGTGATCACCAAGAGCGATGCGATCATGCTGCTGGGCAAGCTGATTGACGAGGATTATGCACCGCCGGTCATCGCTGCCCTAAAAAGCTCCACCAGCAAGGTTTCCCTGCATGGGGCCTCTGCCGCGATCGATATGGCTTACAATTGCGGAGCCGGCGCTCTGAAGTGGTCTTGGTTCCGTTTATTGCTTGCCGGAGACATCAAGGGCGCGGCTGCCAAATACCGTGTTACCGCTCAGACATCGAAAGGCAGGAAGCTCCCAGGTCTGGTGCGCCGGCGCAAGGAAGGCGCAGCCATTCTGGAACGTAATTCCTGGCCTGACTGGGTCAAGGTGCCTGCCTCCATGACCACGCGCGATATTTCCCGATCGCTGCCGACCTGGCGATTGCGTCCCGACGACCATCTACAGGGCCTGATCTGGCTGGAGCAGCTGAAGGTTCTGACACCTGGCCACCGGGGTGATGCTCTGGCGGTTCGCCAAGCGGTTCTCATCTTCCAGAGCCAGCATCCGCAGCTGTCCAATGACGGTATCCTCGGCCGGGCAACCCTTGATCAGATCCAGCGAGTGGTCGATCTGAAGACCAAGGTCCAGACAACCGGAGCCGGGGGCGCGGCCGTCGCAGGCGGGGGCGCGGCTGATAAAGCCGCTGATGCCTCGGGCTACGGTGACCTTATCCTCTATGGGGGGCTTGCCCTGACCGTTGCCGCCCTGGGGTACTTCGCCTGGCAGTACCGGGATGAGCTTGCAATTGCCGTCAAATCTCTTGGGAGGTCACTGTGA
- a CDS encoding DUF2730 family protein: protein MLPETFKDWASLLAVLLSIGALVHSWITSKAKVNAEHLKIVDEKLIDHDRRVQAVEGELKHLPGKDDVNDLKLSIAELRGTIGRLDESLNGISRTVRRVEGFLLKEGD from the coding sequence ATGCTTCCCGAGACTTTCAAGGACTGGGCCAGTCTGCTGGCGGTTTTGCTGTCGATCGGCGCGCTCGTGCATTCGTGGATCACCTCGAAGGCCAAGGTGAATGCAGAACATTTGAAGATCGTTGATGAGAAGCTGATCGATCATGATCGCCGGGTTCAAGCGGTCGAGGGTGAACTGAAACACTTGCCCGGCAAGGATGATGTCAACGACCTAAAGCTCTCAATTGCAGAATTGCGCGGCACGATTGGCCGCCTGGATGAGAGCCTAAATGGCATTTCGCGCACGGTGCGAAGGGTTGAAGGCTTCCTGCTGAAGGAGGGCGACTGA
- a CDS encoding DUF3164 family protein — protein MEETKDDGTVLVEGKPYMRDAKNNLVPLELVKPQTKLEDEVVRKVMGYAEDLSAQLARFRGHTFTDLGEFDALLRQEYGQAKGGKKGNRTYQSLNGCLKITVQVADFIDFGPQLQVAKGLVDECLNEWSADARPEIRGIITRAFNTDREGQINRSEIFMLLRLDIEDERWLKAMEAIRDAMRVTGSKSYVRFYRRDDPEAAWEPVTIDLAKAA, from the coding sequence ATGGAAGAGACGAAGGACGACGGTACCGTGCTTGTCGAGGGCAAGCCCTACATGCGCGATGCGAAGAACAATCTGGTGCCGCTGGAGCTGGTAAAGCCCCAGACCAAGCTGGAGGACGAAGTGGTCCGCAAGGTGATGGGCTATGCGGAAGACCTCTCGGCGCAGCTTGCCCGGTTCCGCGGGCATACCTTCACGGATCTCGGCGAGTTCGATGCCCTCCTGCGACAGGAGTACGGCCAGGCGAAAGGCGGCAAGAAAGGCAATCGGACCTATCAGAGCCTGAACGGTTGTCTGAAGATCACGGTGCAGGTGGCGGATTTCATTGACTTTGGTCCGCAGCTGCAGGTGGCCAAGGGGCTGGTCGATGAATGCCTGAATGAATGGTCGGCAGATGCACGGCCGGAAATCCGGGGCATTATCACGCGGGCGTTCAACACGGATCGGGAGGGACAGATCAACCGATCGGAAATCTTCATGCTGCTGCGCCTCGATATCGAGGACGAACGTTGGCTGAAAGCCATGGAGGCGATCCGCGATGCCATGCGAGTGACCGGCTCGAAGAGCTATGTCCGCTTCTACCGGCGGGATGATCCGGAGGCGGCCTGGGAGCCGGTGACCATCGATCTGGCGAAGGCGGCGTGA
- a CDS encoding regulatory protein GemA, which translates to MSFIAKIHVLKRDCGLDDDTYRDLLHRETGKRSSADMNEAERRKVITVLEGLKPASNPYERATGKFARKLQALWIAGYNLGVIKNRSDKAMIAFLKRQTGLDHVRFLQDASDADKAIDALKAILRRQTGNDGLFRKDQSLPPAYNDFRFQVCLHIWSELIRKDAAPAGSLTAYLADKTGKDLPTDFSDREWIEVQNDLGRLLRTSIK; encoded by the coding sequence ATGTCCTTCATTGCAAAAATACACGTTCTGAAACGCGACTGCGGCCTCGACGATGACACGTACCGTGATCTCCTCCACCGGGAAACCGGCAAGCGTTCATCGGCGGACATGAACGAAGCAGAACGGCGCAAGGTCATCACCGTTCTGGAGGGCCTCAAGCCAGCGTCAAACCCGTATGAAAGGGCCACGGGCAAGTTTGCCCGGAAACTCCAGGCACTCTGGATCGCCGGCTATAACCTCGGCGTGATCAAGAACCGCTCGGACAAGGCAATGATCGCCTTTCTGAAACGCCAGACGGGCCTCGATCATGTCCGGTTTCTGCAAGACGCCAGCGATGCCGACAAGGCGATTGATGCGCTCAAGGCGATCCTCCGGCGGCAGACCGGAAACGACGGGCTCTTCCGCAAGGATCAAAGCCTGCCACCCGCCTACAATGATTTTCGGTTCCAGGTCTGCCTGCACATCTGGTCGGAGCTGATCAGGAAGGATGCAGCGCCAGCTGGAAGCCTGACAGCCTATCTGGCCGACAAGACCGGCAAGGACCTTCCGACAGACTTTTCTGACCGGGAATGGATCGAGGTTCAGAATGATCTTGGCCGATTGCTGCGGACTTCCATCAAATGA
- a CDS encoding MbcA/ParS/Xre antitoxin family protein — protein sequence MTTNQADSDLFWNNIGAVGRRLQKHFRPEKSMEWFCTPHPDLGNKAPAELVAEGRVEEVLEFIDQLDERG from the coding sequence ATGACAACGAACCAAGCCGATAGTGATCTCTTCTGGAACAACATCGGGGCAGTCGGCCGCCGGTTGCAGAAACATTTTCGTCCCGAAAAGTCGATGGAGTGGTTCTGCACGCCCCATCCTGACCTTGGGAACAAGGCGCCGGCGGAACTGGTTGCTGAAGGGCGTGTTGAAGAAGTCCTGGAGTTTATCGACCAGCTGGACGAGCGCGGCTGA
- a CDS encoding DUF3486 family protein, with amino-acid sequence MGKKARSPKRGRGRLSAIEQLPAECDDVIAWAANQLRDRERTQVDIYPEFIAQLEAIQASHHGELDFKLPSFSAFNRYSIKLATLTRRLEETRQIAGSIAERFDAEASDDLTLIAAEAIKTLVFEVLTDAGESGIDPKGAMDLANALRAAAQAQGVSTQRRQKVEKDFAIKTKEAVGIVARTKGLTKDTVQAILGQILGVEKSGSDDPEESDAK; translated from the coding sequence ATGGGCAAGAAGGCAAGGAGCCCGAAACGTGGGCGCGGTCGCCTGTCGGCCATCGAGCAGCTGCCAGCCGAGTGCGATGATGTGATTGCCTGGGCAGCCAATCAGCTTCGCGATCGGGAACGCACCCAGGTTGATATCTACCCGGAGTTCATCGCGCAGCTTGAAGCTATACAAGCATCTCATCACGGCGAACTGGACTTCAAACTTCCCTCGTTCTCCGCCTTCAACCGATATTCCATCAAGCTGGCGACCCTGACCCGGCGCCTTGAAGAGACCCGGCAGATCGCCGGCTCCATTGCCGAGCGGTTCGATGCAGAAGCCTCGGATGATCTGACACTGATTGCAGCTGAAGCGATCAAGACGCTGGTGTTTGAAGTTCTGACCGATGCGGGTGAAAGCGGCATCGATCCCAAGGGTGCAATGGATCTGGCCAACGCGCTACGGGCCGCAGCCCAGGCACAAGGCGTGTCCACTCAGCGGCGGCAGAAGGTTGAGAAGGACTTTGCAATCAAGACCAAAGAAGCCGTTGGCATTGTCGCCAGGACCAAAGGGCTTACGAAAGACACTGTTCAGGCAATCCTTGGCCAGATCCTCGGAGTTGAAAAAAGCGGTTCAGATGACCCCGAAGAAAGCGATGCCAAATGA
- a CDS encoding gas vesicle protein V, with the protein MSRLTNPDEYELSETAELRRRRDELLGLAHRRRHRLSRLPGLTGELKTVTTELLKQELDARRAPEPLGDAGAVGDRQKGFNFYKD; encoded by the coding sequence ATGTCCCGCCTCACCAACCCGGATGAGTACGAGTTGAGTGAGACCGCTGAATTGAGACGGCGGCGCGACGAACTTTTGGGCCTTGCCCACCGGCGCCGCCATCGCCTGAGCCGTTTGCCCGGACTGACCGGTGAGCTGAAGACCGTCACCACGGAGCTTTTGAAACAGGAGCTTGATGCCCGGAGGGCGCCCGAGCCGCTCGGCGATGCCGGCGCGGTGGGAGACCGGCAGAAAGGCTTCAATTTCTACAAGGATTGA
- a CDS encoding terminase family protein has product MSAPISKEQWQELRRATSTAIEDIAARVGLPKVLLGYQSRAVSLLESTGLKVLFIEKSRRIGMTWGLASYAVLRAAREKPAGGMDAMYISYSQEMTREFIDACAMWSRAYATAAIAQDEFLFEDTDPNAPDETRHIQAFRIRFASGFEIVALSSAPRSLRGKQGLVIIDEAAFVDNLKELLKAALAFLMWGGQVVVCSTHDGSENEFNIQVQDILAGRSKYAHMRVDLDDALKEGLFERISLVQGQAWTPEAEAEFRQDIIDFYADGADEELFCIPSMGSGTWLAAPLIEARMTSDAPILRLELPADYLHKTKLEQSVLMAPFLEELKAVLDALPLDVLYAFGFDFARVSDLTVGSLLAIEKDLKRREALSFELRNVPGDEQKTITKAVLKAVQTRLVGAAFDATGMGWTVAEDMGREFGLREDPQGAGIVMAIHFSETWYRLEMPPLKAAFEDDVLSISADSDHLSDLRAVKTVRGVPRVPPLREGVKGKKRHGDYAIALALGYYASRMMWREFGYEPVTPNRSRFDEGSFEADGGEGFRMGSLRRSRGIF; this is encoded by the coding sequence ATGAGCGCGCCGATCTCCAAGGAGCAATGGCAGGAGCTGCGCCGGGCGACCAGCACCGCCATCGAGGACATCGCGGCAAGGGTTGGCTTGCCGAAGGTCCTGCTTGGCTATCAGTCACGGGCCGTCAGCCTTCTGGAAAGCACCGGGCTGAAGGTGCTCTTTATCGAGAAATCCCGCCGGATCGGCATGACCTGGGGTCTTGCGTCTTATGCGGTGCTCAGGGCCGCCCGGGAGAAGCCTGCCGGCGGCATGGACGCCATGTATATCTCCTACAGCCAGGAGATGACGCGCGAGTTCATTGATGCCTGTGCCATGTGGTCCCGGGCCTATGCTACGGCTGCCATCGCCCAGGACGAATTCCTGTTCGAGGACACCGACCCCAACGCTCCTGACGAAACCCGCCACATTCAGGCGTTCCGGATCCGCTTTGCCTCAGGCTTTGAGATCGTTGCCCTGTCGTCCGCGCCAAGATCGCTTCGCGGCAAACAGGGGCTGGTGATCATCGATGAGGCGGCCTTTGTTGATAATCTGAAGGAACTGCTCAAGGCAGCGTTGGCGTTCCTGATGTGGGGCGGCCAGGTGGTTGTCTGCTCGACCCATGATGGCAGCGAGAACGAGTTCAACATTCAGGTCCAGGACATCCTGGCGGGGCGCTCCAAATACGCCCATATGCGGGTTGATCTGGATGACGCGCTGAAGGAAGGCCTCTTTGAGCGGATCAGCCTGGTCCAGGGACAGGCCTGGACGCCGGAGGCGGAAGCCGAGTTCCGCCAGGACATCATCGACTTTTATGCCGATGGCGCAGATGAGGAACTCTTCTGCATTCCCTCCATGGGATCGGGCACCTGGCTGGCTGCCCCGCTGATCGAGGCGCGCATGACGTCGGATGCGCCGATCCTGCGGCTGGAGCTGCCGGCTGATTATCTGCACAAGACGAAGCTGGAGCAGTCCGTCCTGATGGCGCCGTTCCTGGAGGAGCTGAAGGCTGTTCTCGATGCCTTGCCGCTCGATGTTCTTTATGCCTTCGGCTTCGACTTTGCCCGGGTCTCGGATCTGACGGTCGGGAGCCTGCTGGCTATCGAGAAGGACCTGAAGCGGCGGGAGGCACTATCGTTCGAGCTCCGCAATGTGCCAGGCGACGAACAAAAGACCATCACAAAAGCCGTTTTAAAGGCCGTTCAAACCCGTCTTGTCGGGGCAGCTTTTGACGCCACGGGAATGGGCTGGACGGTTGCCGAGGACATGGGGCGGGAATTCGGCCTGCGCGAAGACCCGCAAGGTGCCGGCATTGTCATGGCGATCCACTTTTCAGAGACCTGGTACCGGCTGGAGATGCCGCCACTGAAAGCTGCCTTTGAGGATGATGTCCTGTCGATCTCGGCTGATAGCGATCACCTGTCGGATCTTCGAGCGGTCAAGACCGTACGGGGCGTGCCACGGGTGCCGCCACTCAGGGAAGGCGTGAAGGGCAAGAAGCGGCACGGCGATTATGCCATCGCGCTGGCGCTTGGCTATTACGCCAGCCGGATGATGTGGCGCGAGTTCGGCTATGAGCCGGTCACGCCCAATCGAAGCCGGTTTGATGAAGGCAGTTTTGAAGCTGATGGTGGTGAGGGCTTCCGGATGGGGTCCTTGCGTCGCTCCCGGGGGATATTCTGA